A single genomic interval of Daucus carota subsp. sativus chromosome 1, DH1 v3.0, whole genome shotgun sequence harbors:
- the LOC108199777 gene encoding glycosyltransferase family protein 64 C3: protein MAHRNYCSFVIFFISMLSCAVNTYSDPCDPKNLRDPKTLRTDQLTVLINGYSESRIPLLQSIAATYASSPIVSSVQILWGNPKTPLKILSLLSQNLSIASPGAPIAVIRQNSDSLNSRFNPRRSISTRAVLICDDDVEVDTKSVEFAFAMWSKNRDKIVGFFARSHDLDIVNRRWMYTMHSDKYSIVLTKFMIVRIEFLYSYRCGGDVAAMAKAREVVDRRRNCEDILMNFVAAEEGEGVMVVEAERIRDYGDSRNEGRSGVESAGLSSRKKDHRKRRGECITEFHRVLGRMPLKYAYGKVVRGVGEQGLCEKGGKLVLCDHQIVD from the coding sequence ATGGCACACAGAAATTACTGTTCATTCGTCATCTTCTTTATATCTATGCTATCATGCGCCGTTAATACATATTCGGATCCATGCGACCCGAAAAATCTGAGAGATCCGAAGACGCTCCGAACCGACCAGCTCACAGTCCTAATCAACGGCTACTCCGAGTCTCGTATTCCTCTACTCCAATCAATCGCCGCCACGTATGCATCTTCTCCAATTGTATCGTCCGTACAGATCCTATGGGGAAACCCGAAAACTCCACTAAAGATCCTATCTTTACTCTCGCAAAACCTCTCAATCGCGTCTCCGGGAGCTCCGATCGCCGTGATCCGGCAGAACTCCGACAGTCTCAACTCGCGATTCAACCCGCGCCGCTCGATCTCGACTCGCGCGGTGCTGATCTGCGACGACGATGTCGAAGTGGATACGAAATCGGTTGAATTCGCCTTCGCGATGTGGTCGAAGAATCGCGATAAAATCGTCGGTTTTTTCGCGCGGTCGCATGATCTGGACATAGTTAACCGGCGGTGGATGTACACAATGCACTCCGATAAATATTCGATTGTGTTGACGAAGTTTATGATCGTCAGAATCGAGTTTTTGTACTCTTATCGGTGCGGTGGTGACGTGGCGGCGATGGCGAAAGCGAGGGAGGTTGTGGATAGGAGGAGGAATTGCGAGgatattttgatgaattttgtggCAGCGGAGGAAGGGGAGGGAGTGATGGTGGTGGAAGCGGAGAGAATTAGGGATTACGGAGATTCGAGAAACGAAGGGAGGAGTGGAGTGGAGAGTGCGGGATTGAGTAGTCGAAAAAAGGATCATAGGAAGCGGCGAGGGGAATGTATTACGGAGTTTCATCGAGTGCTTGGGAGAATGCCGTTGAAGTACGCCTATGGGAAGGTTGTTAGGGGTGTTGGCGAGCAAGGGTTGTGCGAGAAGGGAGGGAAATTGGTGCTTTGTGATCATCAAATCGTCGATTGA